The stretch of DNA CCTTGAGGCAAGGTTCTGCTAACAGGGGAGATTTGATATGGGAATTTAGTAGCAGTGTATGAGGAACACGTGGAGCTGGGTGATTGGTGGAAATAAGGGAAAATATGTGGAGAGATGCGATTGGTGTGAGCTGAAGTTGCTAAATCTTTAAGATCAAGCTGttcatcgttttcttcattatgcaaaaaatatgaaacttgaAAAACTTGTAAAACTCTAAAAATAGCTCTGTTCGTTTGCTAGGTTTCTCTCATCTCGAGAGCTAGCGTTTGATCAATTTTGTGTTTCATGAACATTGAATTGATGGTTACGGTTACAAATTGTTGATTGTGAAGTGTGCTGTATCACACTGACGTTCAACATCGCTGTAAGATTCTATAAAGTTGAATGCTTTGTTTAATAGCGTTTCGTTTAGAACCATCatattttaagtataaattttagtgatttttgttctctcttgGGTGTTCAGTGTTCACCACATGTTCGATGAAATGCTTCTAAGTATTAGTTCAATGCAATTCCTGTATAGTTTCATTGCCCTCTTGGCTTGTATTTAGATTTTGGAATACGAACAATTTCAAGACTCTAGGTCCattaaacaaacaaagcaaTGTTTTGTTGAGCCTTAAGATTGATGTGTTTTGGTTGTGTTGCAGTAATGGACGAGGGACGCCAAAAGAACTTGCAGTTGTTGGAGGAGATTATTGATAAAGGTTTAAAACAGAAGCTTGTACACGCAACTGCTTCACGGTATCTCCTTTGCagatgaaaattataatttgagtAAATGTATGTAGGATTAGGTTAAGTCATTGTGGTCTCTGTATTTGTTGGTTTTGCAGGGACAAGAtctttgaagaacaaaaagtactgtatcttttttttttgtatagggAAGAATCTTGCTTCTTGGATTGTGTATCTCATTAAGGTGTTTCTTAATGTTTTGTCAGTTTCTCCCATGTCTTGGCCCTGTCAAAATGACAGATTCAATTACCAAtcagttttttctttacttggttttgtgttttttgaaaTCCAGAAGAACTAttcttggtgttgttgttcACTGTACTTTGTTGTCCATTGAGCTTTAACTTGGGTATTCTTGTTTCCTTAACGGTGTTTACTCCCACTCTAGCTCTGACTTGCGAATAAGCCTAGAAACTCTGGAGAAAAATGGTGTGAATAGTCTCAAAACAATGGTCAACCTTGGTTCAGAAGTTTACATGCAAGCTGAAGTGTACGTCACTTTATATCTTTTGATTCTTTCGTTTAATATTAGTCAACTCATTATCTGGGAAATGTCATACACTGTCTCCATGCGCAGCTTAATGCATTTTGGCAAGAGCACAATCTCTTCTGcctttaatgaccattttaagTAGTGAACTTTCGGTGTGTTCTATATGTTAGATGCTAGAAAATGTTGAGATTATTGCGAATTAAAACTGGATAGGATTCCTACCAGGTTTGCTTTCTGATTCGTTTACACCTTATGTGAGTGTCTATTTGAATTCAGGCTAGGTTCGCGGCACATATTCATGGATATAGGACTCGGCTTTTATGTGGAATTCACCAGGCAAGAAGCTCTTGACCATATTTCACAAAGGGAGGAAAGGATTAAAAAGTTTGATATAcctgttttttctctctcttcaaatGCTGCTTGTTTTCAAAGTTCTGTTTGTTGCCTTATATTTCTGTTTGCTTCTGGGTGAATCCAAGAAACACATGGTTGTATTATCGTTACGTATCGTGTATGATGAAATGAGTTGAAGTGGATTTACTATATAAAtggtggtttttgtttttcacagGCAACTAGAAGAGTTTACTCGTGTTATTACGCAGATCAGAGGTTGTATCAAACTGGTAAGTTCAAGTTCTTATCATGTTTTCTAATTTGTAGTTCATTTGTCTTATGAGGTTGGGATTTGACTAGAAACCTACTGCGTAGTCACCATTCGGGTAGTGATTATGCTAACGGCTGTGTATCATGTAATATTTGCAGGCTCATTACCAGATTCAGCAAATACTCAATtgtcaagaaaacataatttggaaaaatttttcttgtttattatcaATGGCCATAAGGCTTCATATATACACAAAGATATTTCCTTAAATGGTAGATGTAAATCTTCCTAAATATATgcaatcaaaattatatattaagtgaTTAAGATTTCTCCTTGATTACCAAGTTAAGAGATATGATCATATCATACAATATCCTAACACCCtccctcaagttggagcatgcCGCTTGCAATACTCCACCGTTGATtcatctcgttttttttttcttgtcggTTCGTCGTTGTAACAAGAGTACTACCAACTTCCAAGCTTACCCTTTTCTCTCCAATGGAGACAGACACATTAATTTAAGCAATTAAAATGAGATGATTGTTGTCGTATAGTGGACCAATTGTTAGATCAGTCATCTATTCGAGATGATCAGGTGTAGATTATATTGAATCAAAATGTTATGAGCGAGAGATCATTAATCCAAATAGAGATCTTCCGCTTCCTCCTCTAACTTCGGTCTCTCTCAGATTCCATTGTAAAACACCAAATCATCTTCTTGGTAGCAATCTTATTAATCTCTAcatcatgaaaaacaaaatataataagaaaacatcCACTTGCACATAACTAACAATGGGGAtaattttgaatcaaattttttgagggaagaagaagcgaaTGTTATACCAACATTGGTAAAAGGGCATGAAGGAAGGAGATTAGCTTTCTGTTTGAGTTTGAGACCCGCTTCGAAGTAATCGTGTAGGTCAAGCTCAGACTCAGCGCATGCGCCATGTGTCTCCCACTCGTGTGTCCAAAAAAACTTCATATCACTAATGAATGTTTCAGACATTTGAACTCCATTTTGCAGAAGTGATATTAAATTCTATTCCATTAAGTagaatgtgttttgttcttttgaatttttgatgaAGTAGAGAATGTGAGTTAGTTAACTGCGTTGATCCTCACTGAATCCACAATTTGTGTCTCCATATACTCACCACATTCAAGCTTTAACTGTTCTGagcaacaaaattttgaatcttcCTCTCAAccagcaaaacaaaacacacaagtCTCAATCTTCTATTCGGAAAAGAGCCAAATCTCAAACAAGAAACCCAAGACAAGCCGAACAAATAACTTTGGGGGCAGTTTTATCATTTTAATGTGCGAATATCCCGACCACATTGACGTCCTTCTCTTGTTGTCCCCTTCTGTTCAGAGCCATCAATGGCGATATTACCTACACCAGCCTCCATAGCTTCCCTTTcgtccttttccttttctctgttctcagttactgcttcttcttcttctccttttggtGCTTGCGGTTTCATTGCCGGTTCCAGTAATCTTGGGCCTGGACTGAACCATGGGTGTGTTAGGCATTGGGCGGCTGTCGGTCTCTTCTCAGGCACAAATTCAAGAATCGGGATTAAGAAATCTGCCATGGCTTTTGCGTCCTGCTCGCTGAAATCATACTTCTCCTTTAAGACTTTGCTGATTGGCCAAAACCGCAACCGCCGGATGTGCCTTAGTTCACCTAGTCGGTTGAAGTAATCCCGCGAGTATCGACCGCCTAATGCAATCTACAATTGAAAACAACATAACTCATCGAAAGAAATTTGGCTCTACTGTTTATCCGAGTATCAACCATCAGAATTTGCAGTCAAatggaaccaaaaaaactaaaatccaacTTTAGAAAGGATTCGATACTAGATACATATACATGCGATCTTATACGGTCACAACACTACTTAAATTTAGAAAGGATTCAatagtagatatatatatttgttcatgCTTATGTGGTCACAACACTACAACTATATTTATCAGCTTTACCTTTCGTGGCATCATCCCGAGAAGCTCCATCATCAATGCCAGGTGATCCTGAAAGAAAANTTCCCTTTcgtccttttccttttctctgtTCTCATTTactgtgtcttcttcttttcctttcgaTTCTTGCGGTTTCAATGCCGGTTCCAGTAATCTTGGGCCTGGACTGAACCATGGGTGTGTTAGGCATTGGGCGGCTGTCGGTCTCTTCTCAGGCACAAATTCAAGAACTGGGATTAAGAAATCTGCCATTGCTTTTGCGTCCTGCTCGCTGAAATCATACTTCTCCTTTAAGACTTTGCTGATTGGCCAAAACCGCAACCGCCGGATGTGCCTTAGTTCACCTAGTCGGTTGAAGTAATCCCGCGAGTATCGACCGCCTAATGCAATCTACAATTGAAAACAACATAACTCATCGAAAGAAATTTGGCTCTACTGTTTATCCGAGTATCAACCATCAGAATTTGCAGTCAAatggaaccaaaaaaactaaaatccaacTTTAGAAAGGATTCGATACTAGATACATATACATGCGATCTTATACGGTCACAACACTACTTAAATTTAGAAAGGATTCAATACTAGATATGTATATTTGTTCATGCGAACTTAGATGGTCACAACACTACAACTATATT from Camelina sativa cultivar DH55 chromosome 9, Cs, whole genome shotgun sequence encodes:
- the LOC104710947 gene encoding protein UXT homolog; this encodes MDEGRQKNLQLLEEIIDKGLKQKLVHATASRDKIFEEQKVLSDLRISLETLEKNGVNSLKTMVNLGSEVYMQAEVLGSRHIFMDIGLGFYVEFTRQEALDHISQREERIKKFDIPVFSLSSNAACFQSSVCCLIFLFASG